The Toxotes jaculatrix isolate fToxJac2 chromosome 14, fToxJac2.pri, whole genome shotgun sequence genomic interval cagagagagagagagacagagagacagagagagagagagagagagacagagacagagagagagacagagagagagacggagagagagagagagagagagagacagagagagagcggaagagacagagagagagacagagaaagacagagagagagacggagagagacagagagagagagacagagagagagacagagagagagcggaagagacagaaagagagagacagagagagagagagagagacagagagagagagagacagagagacagagagagagcggaagagacagagagagagagacagagagagagagagagacagagagagcgacagagagagagagagagagagagagacagagagagagaaagacagagacagagagagagagacagagacagagacagagagagacagagagagagacggagagagagacagagagagagcggaagagacagagagagagagagaaagagacagagagagagacggagagagagacagaaagagagagaggaagagagagagagagagagaaagagacagagagagagacagagagagagagaggaagagagagagagagagagaaagagacagagagagagacagagagagagagagagagagagagagagacagagacagagagagagacagagagagagcggaagagacagaaagagagagacagagagagagagagagagacagagagagagagcgacagagagagagcggaagagacagagagagagagacagagagagagacagagagagacagagagagagacggagagagagagagagacagagagagagacagagagagagagaggaagagagagagagagagagagagagagagagagagagagagagagaaagagacagagagagagacagagagagagagagagagagacagagagagagcggaagagacagaaagagagagacagagagagagagagaggcagagagagagagagacagagagacagagagagagagagacagagagagagagacagagacagagagagagacagagagagagcggaagagacagagagagagagagagagagagagagacagagagagagagagagagagagagagagacagagagagagaaagacagagacaggaacagaAGTTGGGACAGTGCAGGTTTCATGAAGAGCAGCTTCAGACTCAGAATAACTTGCAGTCCTCGTtacactgagagacagactgtgaTCGTTAACCTGCTTCTTCCACATCAGGTCCCTGAGTCCACAGCTCGCTGTCCCACTgtcgccacacacacacacacccacacacacacacggcccctgatcctgaaccaacaggacacacacacaagctcgaAGCAGTTCAGAAAATGCCGCTGACTCTGTGACAGCACAAAGACGAGTTCCTCAGTAACACGGTGGAACAGCCTGTGAGCTGTGGCCGTCAGATCCTCTGAGACCCAGCAGCACCCTCAGGTCTGCACTGTGGGATTTGGGAAGTGGATGCATAATCAAGTTCAGCCGTGTGGTATTTTACCAGATTCAAAGCACGTTTTAAATTATTAGCAATCCATTAGCAATAATTACCTATCATCAAAATCTGAGGTCTCACTGGAGAAGAGACCTTTAACGTCCCTCTGCAGGTTAAACGCTGCAGGTTTACCTGAGATAGAACGAGAGCAGAAACAGGTGAGTACTCACTGAGATCTGCCTTCAGTCTGTCAAACAACAAACTGTTGAAATATCTGATCACAACCACAGCAGAGACGGACTTCATGTTCATCTGAGACAACGACAGAAGCTTCCAGGACCGGGACCAGACCAGGACCAGACCGGGAccaggaccacacacacacagaaacacaataacAATAGATAGAGGCAGTGGGCTGTGTGTGTAGGACGGCAGCATTGTGTTCAggtcagcagcagcctcaggtCACATGATGAAGATCAACAAGTGACAGAAAACTCTTTCATGATGTAAAATTCCTTCAGTTTGTCCTGAAAACACGTCGAGTCAAAGTCACGCCAAGTCCGACGCTGTGGGTGTGGCCTTTCACCCAGTgccccagtgcatgctgggagaggcTCCAGTCTGGCTGTGACTGGCAGAcgttcattttaaatgtatttctaatATTCTGACCCACTCGTGTTTGTGAATGAGAGGGTTGTTGTTAAAGGATTCTGTGGTTGTTTGTGGCTTTTGACAGTAGAGAGACTGATGGAGGATCCACATCCAGCAACTGCCAACAGCCAGAAACCAACCAGGACCTGCAGGGAAACAGGACCAGCCAGAAACCAACCAGGACCTGCAGGGAAACAGGACCAGCCAGAAACCAACCAGGACCTGCAGGGAAACAGGACCAGCCAGAAACCAACCAGGACCTGCAGGGAAAAAGGACCAGCCAGAAACCAACCAGGACCTGCAGGGAAAAAGGACCAGCCAGAAACCAACCAGGACCTGCAGGGAAACAGGACCAGCCAGAAACCAACCAGGACCTGCAGGGAAAAAGGACCAGCCAGAAACCAACCAGGACCTGCAGGGAAACAGGACCAGCCAGGAACCAACAGGTTTGTGTGTGGAACCAGAGAAAGCAGGCGTCTGGCTGCTGGTGTGGCTCAGTGTGCTGAGTTGGTGGAGGCCGACTGGCtctgagacaaacagagagcCGGCTGACATACAGTAATACCACCTGGAGACACCGGGGGGCGACAAACAGACCTTTAATATGTTctgtaatgtctgtgtgtgtctataggACAAAGCTGAATGTAAAGTTTCTAATAAAATGTAAAGGTATCACTCAGACTTTAAAACTTTAACTGTTAGTATGATTAAGAGTTCTGTGTTGATGCTTTAGGAGCTTCTCCTTTCACTGGAAATACACACGTGTTTCTGTACGTATGTTTATATATGTACTGCATAATGTACCAATCTGTCTatggattaaaaataaagtgcactgaaacatttacaCTTGGTTTGTTAAGTGAATTAGTGCAATAAAGTtgtatttaaaatcaaaatcaaactgATGAATGTTAAGTATAGAGTAAAATGCTCAGTCATGTGTGAGGTGCTCGAGCAGCTTTACTGACTCTTGATCCCGTCCAGGTCCACGGACGTCAGGGTTTCAGCCTCGTCAGCTTCGTCAGCGGCAACACGCATCATGATGCAACCAGGTGAGGGGCCGTTGTGATTGGTTGAACCGGTGGGCAGGTcactgtgaggaggaggagttacAAGTGGACAAAAATACTGTTCGACAAAAACCTTTGCTGAAGACAATATAtgaatacatatacatatatgaggATCTGGACAGGATTCAGGTGTATCCCTAACCTGGGGGGCATGGTCGCccagctctcctctccatcagTCCGACTGTAGgactcttcctctccctcctcctcctcttggtTTTCTTCTATGGTGGTCGCAGCACTGGGGGCGGagcctctcctcccctccttccaccCCTCATtggtcctcttcctcctgctgtcgGCGGGCGGTTTGGACAGAGGATGATGGACGTGCAGAGAAGAGTGACGATGATCTGCAGCAGATAGAATCATTATCACTGATGATGAGGAAACAATCGCCTCACCAAGAACCCCTGGTACACCTTCCAAGATCCCAGGTTCTGTTCCAGCTTGGTCTTCTCCAAAGACCCTGGGACCTCCATAAAAACCCCAGACCCTCCTCATAGAACCTGGATCTTCTTTGTAAATCCACAAAACTCCTCAAAAACCACTGGAGTTCAGCGTGGAGGTTCACTGAGTCCCCTCTGGAAGCAACTCAAGGTTCCCTGTAACTCTACTAGATCTGTGGTATCTCCTAGAACTAGGTTAGTTTGGCATCTGAACAGAgcacaaaatgtttgtgtgaggtTTTAGGATCAAACCATGTGAGTCTGCTAAAGCAAGAAGAACTGAATCGTCTCCAAAACTTCTGGAACCTCTTCAATATTCCTTTTAAATAGCCTGGAAACCTTTTTAGACCTCATCAAGAATTGCTCGTAAACCTCCCTCTTAGATTCTTAGAATCTTAGATTTAAATCCTGAAATGTTCTCAAAGACTCGCAGAACCTTCTCAGATTTTCCCAGAACCCTGTAATTGACCCTTAGAGCTTGGAAAAAGTCCACGGAAGCTCAGAAAACCTTCTCAAAACTTCTAGAAAGTCCTCAAACTGGTGGAATCTTCACAAACACCCAAGAAATCTTTAAACTATTTCAAGAATCCCTGGAACATTCTGCAACCACTGCAGGAACCTTTACAAGCAGAATAAAGACGCCTGACCTTGTtcaaatcatcatcataatgAAAGGTGTTTCTCATGTTTTGCCCTCTCCACTTAGAACCTCCCAAAGAGGCTGGAACCCAAACCAAAGTCCCTGGAACCAGGTGAGTCACCTTCAAAGTCCTGCTCATCGTAGACTCTGTGTGTTTCCGGTGGACTGCGAGCTGAAGGATGAAGGATCTGCTGAAAACTCTGAACATCAAACGCTTTGTTCagatcctcctcttcttcatcaccatggcaacgtgggggaggaggagacagagactgcAGGAGAGAAGCGATGAAATGTCTATAAATCTAGTGTGATGTCTCCGTCCTCCGAAATgtccctgctctgctctttaATCTGCCCTGAGCTTCGGCCTGTGTCTGATCCGTCTGTGTGGACGTACCTGACACAGGTAAACTCAGCACGGTGGCTGAAGAGCTCAGGTTTCTTACTtgaggaaaagcagaaataaaagcagaaatacctCAATTCAAAAATCCTTTCTGCTGATTTCACTCTGCACAAAACTTCTTGTATTTTATAAATTAATTGTaggtttttaaaatattcatctgcatttgtacatttgtcaggattgtttttatattttaatcatTGATCAGGTGCAAACATCAGAACAGGTCAGACTGATGTGGTTCCTGTGAAGAACCTCGTCCACCAGCAGCAGAACATCACGCTTTTATATTCACACATTATCAGTAAATTCCATTgtttcctgcagaaaaacatcCCACTAAATAAACTGTAGGATTTTTCAAAAGAATGAACGATATATTGATCTGATTGGTTATTTCTTCTCTGATCAATCATGTGATCAGTTGAGGGAAGAAGTCAGTGTGTCACAGGTAGGCTGCAGGTCACATGTCACAGGTCACGtgtcacaggtcacaggtaGGCTGCAGGTCACGtgtcacaggtcacaggtaGGCTGCAGGTCACATGTCACAGGTCACATGTCACAGGTCACGtgtcacaggtcacaggtaGGCTGCAGGTCACGtgtcacaggtcacaggtaGGCTGCAGGTCACGTGTCACAGGTCACGtgtcacaggtcacaggtaGGCTGCAGGTCACGTGTCACAGGTCACAGGCAGGTTTTAACAGGGTCACATAAGTTCACATTCAAACATCAGCTCTGTCATTTCGTGGATGTCAAACCTGAAATTAGCCATTAAAGGTATTGATCGGGTATTGATCGGCCCTGACaggtttcagctgcagcagctctgagctcACTGTCGGTCTCATAGAGCTGTGCTGACGGGGATCACAGCCTGCTGTTACCGTGGTAACAACATCTTTAATCTGCGAAGCGAGCCTCGGTCACCCCGTTCACAGCCGCAGTAACTTCCTGTATGGAAGAGATAatgattattgattgatttgtgTGGAGACTCACTGCAGACAGACCGAGGGCCTCGCCGGGACCCACAGAGTTCAGCTGATGAGTCATGGCTCcttcaggggtcagaggtcagagtgtCTGATGGTCAGCAGGTGAGTTCAGGCAGCAGAAcctggaggtcaaaggtcagaataCGCTGTGTGTTGATAAGGtcaacagaaatacacacacacacacacacacatacacactttcagAACGAGCCGAACTGCATTGACAAACCGGTTTTCAGGACAAAGACGTCTCATGATGTCTCAGGGGCAGTGACCTGAAATGGGATTCACCTGGTTTATGTCTGCAGACGTACAAACCCAGCTGAGGTAACCTATCACGTTTTACCTTTTAAACCATGTGACATGTTCCAACCTATGAAGGTTTGTCTGCTTCCTGTCAGACCCCTTCACCTTAATGACACCTTCAACTCATCACTCACGGATTTGTCACATGTCACAGTCCTGTGGAAACGAAGGGGAGAGACAGGAAGCATTAAACCTGCTTCACTGCTTCATTAAGGCCCTTTCAGATTAAGGGCTTTTTAAGGGCTTcagtttttcaaagtaaaggaCAAATGAAGGATCTGTGGCTACTTTAGAtccagagacagactgagacagacagacagacagacagacaaagactgagacaaacagacaaagacatacagactgacacagaaaaactgagacagacagagacagacagaaagacacagacagactaagacagacagactgagacagacagacacagacagactgagacagaaagacagacacatactgagacagacaaacaaagacatacagacagacacagaaagactgagacagagacagacagtctgagacagacagactgagacagacagactgagacagacggacaaagacatacagacacagacagacggacaaagacatacagacagagacagacagaaacagacagacagacggagacagacagagacagacatacagacagagacagagacagacagggtgtTGTGATGCTGACGTCTGACAGAATCAGTTACTGCGACAAACCAAGAAGTTTCCTCTTTAAACATCAGCTCAGCATTAAAGCAGCTGATAGCTAAtatttactcacacacacacacacacacacacacagcacggTGCAGCATTTAACAGCAGAACAGCCACATGTTTCCCTCAGAaactggtggagaccaaacactgagctaaaagagagggacactggactgagatccatcaggtggactcagagaccactcCAGGTGAAGGATCATGTTGATCTGTAACAGCTGGATGTGGAAACAACCAGCTGTTTGTTAACAGGCTCCACATCAGCTTAAAACCTCAGTGCTGGCTTCACCACTTGTTCATTTAAactgctggtaaaaaaaaataaatcaggttTTACGGAATCGATCAGTCTTCAGATTCTACAGCAGGGTGGACATGGTCCTCACATGGTCCACATGGTCCTCACATGGTTCACATGGTTCACATGGTTCACATGGTCCTCACATGGTTCACATGGTACTGCAGGAgtttctgttcctgtgtgtgtgtgtgtgtgtaacaggagCAGAGTTGGAGCCTACCTCAGCGTCCTCACagcactgaaagagagaaattatAATGCAAAGACTGAAACcaacagagagggagaacagagggggagagaggagagagaggagagagaggagagagggagaaggaggggggaggagggaggaatgagaagaaagaggagaagaaaagaggagagaggagagtgagaggaagcagagaggaggcagagagagaagcagacagagacacaagagaAAAGGTCTAACAGAAACCTGATCAGCTGAaggtcaccatggcaaccgaACTGTCAGTCAAGGTTAGTCCCACCCCcaagctgtacacacacacacacacacacagaaacacagctgcagataGCCTGTTGGTTTGgtctgatgatgtcactgatctTCATTCCAGCATCATCGGTCACCTGACCACATCATCACACCATGTACACACAGGTGGACCTCACCTGACATGTGCCTacagctgtgagtgtgagtgagtgtgtgtgagtgtgtgtgtgtgtgcgtgtgtgagtgtgagtgtgtgtgagtgagtgtgtgtgagtgcgtgtgtgtgagtgagtgtgagtgagtgtgtgtgagtgagtgtgtgtgtgtgtgcgtgagtgtgagtgtgtgtgagtgagtgtgagtgagtgtgtgtgtgtgtgcgtgtgagtgtgagtgagtgtgtgtgagtgcgtgtgtgaaCTAACTTCCCcttgaagctgctgtgtgtgtatcagcTGCAGACCAACTTCACAGACACTGAAACCAGCTTCACCTGTGTTTGGACACAGGTGAAGCTGGTTTCACCTGTGTCCAAACTCAGGACACAGGTGAAACCAGCTTCACCTGTGTCCAAACtcaggacttttattttgtaacacCTGAAAACCTGAAATTACAGAAaacacttttactttgatatgtTAAATACTTTGTACATCCTGTTGTAGTCAAACACCGTCAGTCCAGTGAATCACTGACATGGACGCGTGGACACTTCAGCACTCTGTCCTCTCTTGCTCATTGTCTCTGGATGCTACAGGAAATAAATCAGCACGAACAGTTTCCACTGACGCTGGAGCCGACGGACACAGACTCAGATCGACCGATCACACTGaacacctctgacctctgacctgtacGCTTTAGGTTTTACTGTGGAgccgaatgtgtgtgtgtgtgtgtgtgtgtgtgttcatacctgGTCGGTGTGTTGAGATgtccagcagaaacagaaacacatcgtctgaagctgcttttatatcagcacagctctgtgtgtgtgtgtgtgtgtgtgattactcAACCTGTTAGCACAACAACAATTATCTACATACCCACAGCTTAACCtcaatgtgtgtatgttgatATGTTTACATGTAATTATCACACATGTaactacgtgtgtgtgtgtgtgtgtgtgggaatgtaAAGATGAGAGTTTGGTCTGTAGGTTTCTGACTGATGCTCAGACAGAAGACGTCAGACTCAGGACATGAGACATTTTTCACTactgtctgacattttattgattgATGGATTGATAAAGCAAACAGCTGTCAGACGTATTGATCAGGGAAATAACAGCAGCCTCACCTGACTcggaaaaacacaacaaccctGATAAAACACAACTTTACAACAAACCAGCAACAAATAGAAAGTAAAACAGTTCAGGCCTGAAAACTGGATCCTGACTCAGAGTCCCTCTATGAGAccagagcaggacagaggacGGGGGACGGGGATGGAGGATAGAGGTGGGAGGAAGGAGGACGGGGGACAGAGGACACAGTATAGAGGTGGGAAAACGGAGGACGGGGGACGGAGGACGGAGGACCCAGTGGAGCTGAGGTTTGACTTCAGTGCAGTAAATTTCtgttaaatctgtgtgtgtgcgtgtgagtgtgtgtgtgtgcgtgtgtggctgCAGACTCCACGTGTCGCCGGGTCACAGCTCCCGCACTGAGCTGGATCCTGAGGGTGGATCCTGAGGGTGGATCCTGAGGGTGGAGCCTGAGGGCGGAGCCTGAGGGCGGAGCCTGAGGGCGGAGCCAGGCtcaatgctttttaaaaacctgttcAGGAACTTGTGAATGTTTGACGTGGAGgaattttcatttctcttcgtgtgtgttgtgttttgtggtttgcgacagtgtgtgtgtcagcaggtgtgtgtgttgttaatCTGCTGTTTGTGCAGAAGCAAGCTGATTCCTGTTTGtggtgtctgctgtttgtttactgtcatcaccctgcttttattctgacatgttcagtaaacacaacaggaaGTTCACCTGCATCACACCCTGTGggaacctgcacacacacctgtgttcCTGTGAGACTGGGAATccattttttgttgtgtgtaaaCCTGGAGACATGGGGGtgaggctgggggggggggggggagggggggggggtaggggTTCTGGGGGGTGGCTAGGTTTGAAGAGCAGGACACGGAGACAGAGGGTCTAAGAGACCAAACGTGAGTGGACCTTCTGAAAGTGATTTATTGATTCAGTTTGATCCgaaggagaaagaaacattTATACGAACAGCTCAGATCCTCAGGGTTCGTCCTCTGGGGACCAAAAACTGAGGGACCAGAACAGTTAGAGACAGTGTGGACACTGCAGGCTGCTGCAGAGGACAGCTCACAGGGCTCTCTGAAATCCTGGACAGCTGTCAGCAGCTGTGTAGATTCATGGCTGAACAAATGGACTGAAAGACTCACGTCATGGTCACGAGGACCATCCAGTCTGTCCACGGACTCACCAAGACCACCGGTCACTCCTGTGcagcctcctgctcctcctccttcctctcctgctccctcttcttcttcacctccttcaGTCCCTCCTGGATCTTGTCCACGGCGTCCTGGTCCCCGGCCTGCCTGGCCAGACTCAGAGCCTCGTGGTAGAACCGGACAGAGTCCTCCAGCTGGcctgatggacagacagaaCCTCAGGACAGATCAAACAGCTGTAAGCAGCGGGGTAAATCAGTGGACCGACCTGGCCTGACCTTTGTGCAGCAGGATGCCGGCCATGTTTCCCAGCAGGACGTGCTGGTCCGGGTGTCCGGCAGACCGGCTCCGATCCACGGCCTGTTGGACCAGGGCTAGGGCTTCGTCATGGCGACCCTGCAGATCCAGGATGGTGGCCAGGTCACTCATCAGCACCAGAGTCTGACGGGAGACGAGACCATGGCATTGATTTGTCTGACTGTGTTTACTGGACGTCTCTACCTGTGTGTGGGCGTGTCTCTACCTGTGGGTGTGTCTCTCCCTGCTCCTGGCAGCAGATGTTCAGGGCGTTCTGGTAGTCCTGTCCGGCCTGGACCAGGTGCCGTGTTGACGCTCGGTATCGAGCCCTTGAGTCCAAACACAGACCGAGGAGGAGGCGGGTCTCCTTCCTCTGggcctcctgctcctctgcagACGACAGCAACAACCTGGGTCAGTCTCAGACACTCTGAGCCTCAGGTGGTCAGGTGTCCTCAGGTGTCTTCCTGTCCCTGTTCACCctcagacccacacacacacacacacagggccccCTCTCCCACACTGATCCAGGACCACACCAACAAAGACTGATTCCAACAGGTGACTGTACAGTATGACAGGAAACAAAGCCACCCCctctccacctgcaggtggaggagcagcagcgcCCTCTGCAGCCTGACTTcccacagttacacacaaacagctgttagACCCAACATCTGCACAGACCCGAGTCTGGAACCAGGAGTCCAGAGCTCAGTGATTCTGtccatcagtgtctgtgtgacagcagcGTCCAATCACGTCGAGTGAATGTTGGTGGTGGGCGGGGCTACACTTTGCTTTGGATCTCTGATTCTGACTGAGAGTAAAAGGTTAAATATTCCACACTGCAGAGACTGAGACATGTCTTAGACTctgtgaacaaacaaacaaacaaacaaacaaacaaacaaacaaacaaacaaacaaacaaacaaacaaacaaacaaacaggactgTGGCAGAGTCTGAGTGTCACCTGTCTGCTCCTGTGCTGGCAGATCCTTCTGTTTCTCCAGTTTGGCCTCAAGAGACTCTGTACAGAACCTGAAGCCATGTTCAGCCAGCTCCAccctgaaatcacacacacacacacacacacacacacacacacacacacacacacacatacatacatacatacatacatacataaaaaacactcaacaaacacacaaacaaaaacaaacagtcacaTGATCGATGCTTCAGTGTTCTTACTTGTTCTGTTCGGCGTAGATGGTGGCGAGTTTCAGAGACATCTCGATGATGGCATTGTCGTcctggaaacaaacaggaagccagtgaagacggaaacacacacatacacacacacacacacacacacacacacacacacacacacacacacacacacacacacacactgacctctggAGTTCCTCCTGACAGCATGAAGCTCATCGCTGCTTTGAAGAGTTTCTCtgcctgaggaggaagaggaggacgatTATGACGGAGCAGCACCGCCCACCACAGCAACACCATCATCAAATTCACTGACGACACTACAGAGGTGGAGCTGATCTCTGAGGGGATGAGACCGTCCACAGGGACgaggtggagcagctgagtGTGGCGAGGAGAGAACAGGCTGCTCCTCAAAGACCAGGGAGGTCATCACGGACCTCAGCAGCAGGGACTGTGTGGAGGAGAAGTCCACTTCCTGTGAGTCCACAGAGGACGATCTCACCTGAGGCGTGAACACCTCTGAGCTGCACCTCCATCCTCACGTTCTGTACATGTGTCTGACGCAGCAGCTGGACAGCAGCTCAGACGCTGGACATTCATGGTCTTAGCTGCTGCCGTCAGACAGACACTGCAGAGACGGACAGTTTCTGTCCAGCAGCAGGTGCAGgtagcaggtgtgtgtggtgtctgtctgttttactttatctcagctgtttttaataacctttatttaaatgaaCGATGCACTGATT includes:
- the ttc19 gene encoding tetratricopeptide repeat protein 19, mitochondrial isoform X2, coding for MAVSCLRRAVLSQTLNRFRSSGVDLIRILSGNRKPVGGGSVTSESVAGKRWVCGVNVSGHAPIGRNCENTQSGGGRGGRGRLWAAVAFSLFSSSNEDQRDELQRREDEMILLLKKAKLSLHRGQLQAASGFLHQAVALAHQTHNTQAIIYTYSLMANLAYVQGHLDNAEKLFKAAMSFMLSGGTPEDDNAIIEMSLKLATIYAEQNKVELAEHGFRFCTESLEAKLEKQKDLPAQEQTEEQEAQRKETRLLLGLCLDSRARYRASTRHLVQAGQDYQNALNICCQEQGETHPQTLVLMSDLATILDLQGRHDEALALVQQAVDRSRSAGHPDQHVLLGNMAGILLHKGQLEDSVRFYHEALSLARQAGDQDAVDKIQEGLKEVKKKREQERKEEEQEAAQE
- the ttc19 gene encoding tetratricopeptide repeat protein 19, mitochondrial isoform X3 produces the protein MILLLKKAKLSLHRGQLQAASGFLHQAVALAHQTHNTQAIIYTYSLMANLAYVQGHLDNAEKLFKAAMSFMLSGGTPEDDNAIIEMSLKLATIYAEQNKVELAEHGFRFCTESLEAKLEKQKDLPAQEQTEEQEAQRKETRLLLGLCLDSRARYRASTRHLVQAGQDYQNALNICCQEQGETHPQTLVLMSDLATILDLQGRHDEALALVQQAVDRSRSAGHPDQHVLLGNMAGILLHKGQLEDSVRFYHEALSLARQAGDQDAVDKIQEGLKEVKKKREQERKEEEQEAAQE
- the ttc19 gene encoding tetratricopeptide repeat protein 19, mitochondrial isoform X1 — its product is MAVSCLRRAVLSQTLNRFRSSGVDLIRILSGNRKPVGGGSVTSESVAGKRWVCGVNVSGHAPIGRNCENTQSGGGRGGRGRLWAAVAAFSLFSSSNEDQRDELQRREDEMILLLKKAKLSLHRGQLQAASGFLHQAVALAHQTHNTQAIIYTYSLMANLAYVQGHLDNAEKLFKAAMSFMLSGGTPEDDNAIIEMSLKLATIYAEQNKVELAEHGFRFCTESLEAKLEKQKDLPAQEQTEEQEAQRKETRLLLGLCLDSRARYRASTRHLVQAGQDYQNALNICCQEQGETHPQTLVLMSDLATILDLQGRHDEALALVQQAVDRSRSAGHPDQHVLLGNMAGILLHKGQLEDSVRFYHEALSLARQAGDQDAVDKIQEGLKEVKKKREQERKEEEQEAAQE